Proteins encoded within one genomic window of Ascaphus truei isolate aAscTru1 chromosome 8, aAscTru1.hap1, whole genome shotgun sequence:
- the AVPI1 gene encoding arginine vasopressin-induced protein 1, whose product MIQCVQEMRLRAAGLGPELGSDREDAFHVGGNDGRDALISRLNQCGHSDCTMGTPASVISTPSTTWQAPEPRARKSASANIFKDVGLLQIETLFRTSGDECADERARIICEYAGDRRIAEALIQLRRKKRNKAIHQPAPKLASDQIGALSIQHFSKLCIHEVGHRGSTSHEDDTQQKSSVSQDRPSGGKQKRPALRRAAKTKQQQRRISDYMHKIRR is encoded by the exons ATGATACAGTGTGTGCAGGAGATGAGATTGCGGGCTGCAGGGCTCGGTCCCGAGCTGGGCAGTGACCGCGAGGACGCCTTCCATGTAGGAGGAAACGATGGGCGAGACGCATTAATCTCCCGGCTAAACCAG TGTGGTCATAGTGATTGTACCATGGGCACGCCTGCTTCTGTGATCAGCACACCCTCCACTACGTGGCAGGCCCCCGAGCCACGAGCACGGAAATCGGCGTCCGCGAACATTTTCAAAGACGTGGGCCTCCTTCAAATAGAGACTCTGTTCCGGACCAGTGGGGACGAGTGCGCCGACGAGCGAGCCCGGATCATCTGCGAGTACGCAGGGGACCGACGCATAGCGGAAGCGTTGATCCAGCTACGGCGGAAGAAAAGGAACAAAGCGATCCACCAGCCAGCCCCCAAACTGGCCAGCGACCAAATTGGAGCCCTGTCCATACAACATTTCAGCAAACTCTG CATACATGAAGTCGGCCACAGGGGCAGCACATCTCATGAGGATGACACGCAGCAGAAGAGCAGTGTGAGCCAAGACCGGCCATCTGGTGGAAAGCAGAAACGGCCTGCGCTGCGGAGAGCAGCTAAAACTAAACAGCAGCAGAGGCGGATCTCAGACTATATGCACAAGATAAGGCGCTGA